Sequence from the Clostridium saccharobutylicum DSM 13864 genome:
GCTCTTTTGTGAAGTGTTACATTGAGAAAAGAACTGTAGGATTTCTTCAGCAGAAGTTGTTCCATTATTGCTTGTCATTAACTTGCTTAAGGAGCATGTAGGAATGCAACAACTTCTGCTGCTAGAAATCCATAGTCCTTTTCTCTAGTAACCAGAACAACAGAGCACTCTTTCTTTCGGTAAGTTACCACATAAACTTAAAATCTAAGTTTTTTATCTATATATACTTAATAAATTATAAGGAAGTGAGCAAATGAATGATTTATTACAACCACATATAAGATGTGGAATAAAGGATGCTGCAAAATATGCTATTTTACCTGGAGATCCAAAACGCGTTGATAAGATTAAAGAATTTTTGACTAACGTTCATGAAATTGCTTTTAATCGTGAACATAAAAGTATTTCTGGATATTATAAAGGTGTTAAAGTAATGGCAGTTTCTACAGGAATGGGTGGAGCTTCTACTGGAATTGCAGTAGAGGAATTGCATAGAATAGGTGTTGAAGCAATGATAAGAATAGGAAGTTGTGGAGCATTAGATAGTAAAATTCAATTAGGCGATTTAATTCTTGTAAATGGTGCAGTTAGAGATGATGGAGCTTCTAAAGCTTATATTGAAGAAATTTATCCTGCAATTCCAGACTTTGAATTATTACTAAACACAGTTTTATGTGCAAAAGAGAAGGGATATACAATTCATATTGGAAAAGCAAGAAGTCATGATAGTTTTTATACAGATAGAGAAGATGAGATTGATAAATATTGGGCATCAAAAGGAATTTTAGGTGCTGATATGGAGACAGCAGCATTATTTACAATAGGAGGTCTTCGTGGTGTAAAAACCGCATCAATACTTAATACTGTTGTAACTTATAAGGATGATCTAAGCAGTCAAATTAATAATTATGTTGATGGAGAAAATGCAATGATAGAAGGCGAAAAAAATGAGATTATAACAGCCTTAGAAGCAATTGTAAAAATGGATAAAAAGTAAATAAGTGATGAATTAATAACATTATACGTTGTGTTATTTAGGCAAATTATGCTAAAATGTTATGTATATACACATGAAATACGACGGGTTTCTTTAGTATATATGTTTATTTTCACAATGCGTTAAGCATATAGATATACAAATCAAGACTTAAACTTATGTAGTAGCTAACCAAAATAGAAGTGATGCATTTGTTTCGGTTACTGAAAATTTTGATAGATGCTTCTAAGACTGCAAGTTGTACCCGCAATGCTTGTTCACAGACACGCTGTGAACAAGCATATACGGAACAACTTACAATCTAAGAAGTATAGCTATCAAAATTTTTGAGGTAACACTACACAAATGCATCACCTCTATTTCTACTTTTGAATATATATTCAAAGCATAAGTGTGATTTATAAATTGGATATCTATATAGATAAACAATTTAAGAATTAGACTTATAACTAGAATGTATGGAATTTCGGTTAATCATCACATAAGTTTAAATCATAAGTTGTTTATATATAAAAAATACTTGGAGGTATAATATTATGAAAAAAAACAGTATGTGGTCATTGAGACTTAATACAGCATCATTAGTACTTATTCCAGCAGCTGTAGGTATTAATTATTTAGGAAAATTATTTGCAGGACTATTAAAATTACCACTTTGGTTAGATTCAATTGGTACATGCCTTGCAGCAGCTTTAGGAGGTCCTATTGTAGGTGCTATTTGTGGCGCTGTTAACAATATTATCTATGGATTAACCATGGATCCAATTTCTACTGTATATGCATTAACTAGTGGTTTTATAGGGATTGCTGTAGGTATATGTGCTTATAAAGGAGAAATGAAAAATATTAAAGGTGCAATTATTACAGGTATTATAGCTGGACTTGTAGCTGTAGTAATTTCTACTCCATTAAACATGATATTCTGGGGAGGAACAACAGGTAATGTTTGGGGAGATGCTGTTTATGCTTGGGCAATTGCAAATAATATTCCAGCATTTTTAGCTTCTGGATTAGATGAAGTTATTGTAGATTTACCAGATAAAATTGTTACACTATTAGTAGTATTCGCTATTTATAAAGGACTTCCAAAGACTTTGACTGGACTTTATAAGAATGATGAAGAGATTGAAAGTTTAGACTAAAAAATAAGACAAATTATATAAAATAGGTTAGAATATTAATCTGTAATTTTTGAATGTGATTTAGGTACAATTAAAGAAAATAATAGATCTGTATCTTACCTGCTTTGTATTACATTGCATAAGAAAATTTATTATGAGGAGAATTTATTTTCTTGTTATTTATTTTCATGTAAGTTATACAAAGTAAGTATATCATTTTGATCTATTATTTTTTTATATGCCTAATCAATTATGAGAGGAGAGTACAATTAAGTGAAGAGCATTAGCTTATATGAAGATAAAAATTCAGTTATAAATATGTTAGCTCCTATGACAAAAGTTATATATATAATTACAGCACTTATAGTTCCATTTATACTTAGTTCTAGGATAATTAGTCTGGCTTTTATTGGAATCAGCATATTAATATTAATTATAGGAAAGGTGCTAAAAAAGATAGTTCCAATTGTAGGATTTTCAGCTATT
This genomic interval carries:
- a CDS encoding nucleoside phosphorylase, which gives rise to MNDLLQPHIRCGIKDAAKYAILPGDPKRVDKIKEFLTNVHEIAFNREHKSISGYYKGVKVMAVSTGMGGASTGIAVEELHRIGVEAMIRIGSCGALDSKIQLGDLILVNGAVRDDGASKAYIEEIYPAIPDFELLLNTVLCAKEKGYTIHIGKARSHDSFYTDREDEIDKYWASKGILGADMETAALFTIGGLRGVKTASILNTVVTYKDDLSSQINNYVDGENAMIEGEKNEIITALEAIVKMDKK
- a CDS encoding ECF transporter S component codes for the protein MKKNSMWSLRLNTASLVLIPAAVGINYLGKLFAGLLKLPLWLDSIGTCLAAALGGPIVGAICGAVNNIIYGLTMDPISTVYALTSGFIGIAVGICAYKGEMKNIKGAIITGIIAGLVAVVISTPLNMIFWGGTTGNVWGDAVYAWAIANNIPAFLASGLDEVIVDLPDKIVTLLVVFAIYKGLPKTLTGLYKNDEEIESLD